The window CAAGAAAGGATTGCTATCCATTCTTAAAAGCGCCCGAAAATGCGAATCGTGATGCCGAAAAATTAATTTTTTTGCATCACGATTCTAAAGCAGAAATTATTTAACTTCTACTTTTGCACCAGCTTCTTCAAGTTGCTTTTTAGCATCCATAGCTGTTTCTTTATCTACACCCTCTTTAATTGTTGAAGGTACATTTTCTGTTGCATCTTTAGCTTCTTTTAGACCTAAACCTGTAAGAGCGCGAACAACTTTAATAACATTGATTTTCTTATCACCTGCATCAACGATAACAACATTAAATTCTGTTTGCTCTTCAACAGGAGCAGCAGCCACAGCTCCGCCGGCTACAGCAACCGGTTGTGCAGAAACACCAAATTTTTCTTCAAACTGTTTTACTAATTCAGAAAGTTCTAATACAGAAAGTCCTGAAATAAACTCTAATACATCTTCTTTAGATATAGCCATGATATAGCTCCTTAATTTTTTTTATTTTTTATAACGATATCGGAAAAATTCCGCTATCTACGCTAAAGCTCAACTCTATTAGGAGTATTAAGCTTCTTCTCTTTTTTGTCTTAATGCGTCAAGTCCGATTGTGAAACATGTAACCGGTGCCATCCAAGTAGCAGCAAGCATAGCAAGAAGCTCTTCACGACCTGGAAGTTTAGCAAATGCGTCAACTCTAGCAGCATCTGCAGGTTCACGATCAACATAAGCAGACTTGATAACAAACTTATCATTGTCTTTAGCAAAATCCGCAGCAACTTTAGAAGTAGCAACAGAATCAGCTCCCCATACTAAA is drawn from Sulfurimonas sp. and contains these coding sequences:
- the rplL gene encoding 50S ribosomal protein L7/L12 is translated as MAISKEDVLEFISGLSVLELSELVKQFEEKFGVSAQPVAVAGGAVAAAPVEEQTEFNVVIVDAGDKKINVIKVVRALTGLGLKEAKDATENVPSTIKEGVDKETAMDAKKQLEEAGAKVEVK
- the rplJ gene encoding 50S ribosomal protein L10; the protein is MTKTQKAEIIEVLSNEFKDAQTVIFCDYKGLSVSNLESLRKIARAKDAKVQVVKNTLATIALRNAGLEGVKVKDTNILVWGADSVATSKVAADFAKDNDKFVIKSAYVDREPADAARVDAFAKLPGREELLAMLAATWMAPVTCFTIGLDALRQKREEA